One Heterodontus francisci isolate sHetFra1 chromosome 3, sHetFra1.hap1, whole genome shotgun sequence DNA window includes the following coding sequences:
- the LOC137353226 gene encoding G-protein coupled receptor 6 produces the protein MGEIAPVNESLNLSSWLEALDNNASLELQSQVSRISVDPWDVMLCISGTVIACENALVVAIIFYTPALRTPMFLLIGSLATADLLAGLGLILNFFFHYLIHSETINLITVGFLVGSFSASVNSLLAITIDRYLSLYNALTYYSERTIAYIHTMLAVAWGVSICLGLLPILGWNCLNDASTCSIVKPLTRSNLTLLSISFFLIFIIMLHLYIQICKIVCRHAHQIALQQHFFATSYYVTTKKSVSTLAIIVGTFGTSWLPFAIYCLVGDHAYPSVYTYATLLPATYNSMINPIIYAFKNQEIQKATWVLFCGCFQSNSSFHSRSPSDV, from the coding sequence ATGGGTGAAATCGCACCTGTGAATGAAAGTCTCAACCTCTCCAGCTGGCTGGAAGCCCTGGACAACAACGCTTCCTTAGAACTGCAGTCACAAGTGTCACGGATATCGGTGGATCCTTGGGATGTCATGTTGTGTATTTCGGGGACTGTCATCGCCTGTGAAAATGCCCTGGTGGTGGCCATTATCTTCTATACTCCGGCTTTACGAACACCTATGTTTTTATTAATCGGGAGCCTAGCGACGGCGGACCTCCTGGCAGGACTTGGGCTGATCCTGAATTTCTTTTTCCATTACCTGATTCACTCAGAGACGATCAACCTCATCACCGTGGGTTTTTTGGTTGGCTCCTTCTCCGCCTCTGTGAACAGTCTGTTGGCCATAACAATCGACCGCTATCTTTCATTGTATAATGCATTAACTTACTATTCCGAAAGGACCATAGCCTATATTCACACCATGCTGGCCGTTGCTTGGGGCGTTTCTATATGCCTGGGCTTGCTTCCTATCCTGGGCTGGAACTGTCTAAACGACGCATCTACCTGCAGCATCGTAAAGCCTCTGACCAGGAGCAACTTGACTCTTTTGTCAATTTCTTTCTTTCTGATCTTTATTATTATGTTGCACCTTTACATTCAAATATGCAAAATTGTGTGCCGGCATGCTCACCAGATTGCCCTGCAACAACACTTCTTTGCAACATCTTACTACGTGACCACAAAGAAAAGTGTCTCCACTCTTGCTATCATTGTCGGCACCTTTGGGACAAGCTGGCTGCCTTTCGCCATTTACTGCCTGGTTGGGGATCACGCCTACCCGTCTGTGTACACCTATGCCACTCTCCTCCCTGCTACCTACAACTCCATGATCAACCCCATCATTTATGCTTTCAAGAATCAGGAGATCCAGAAAGCTACATGGGTTCTGTTTTGTGGTTGCTTCCAGTCCAACTCCTCCTTCCATTCCAGGTCACCGAGTGATGTCTAG